A genomic region of Serratia fonticola contains the following coding sequences:
- the dkgA gene encoding 2,5-didehydrogluconate reductase DkgA has product MQPIIKLHDGNLMPQLGLGVWQASIAETTNAVTKALEVGYRSIDTAAIYKNEEGVGAALQSTTIPREELFITTKLWNDDQGDPQAALETSLKKLKLDYVDLYLIHWPKAAQDRYVDAWRGLIKLREQGLAKSIGVCNFHTPHLQRLLDETNVAPVINQIELHPLLQQRQLRAWNATHHIATESWSPLAQGGEGVFDQPLIKKLAEKYNKTPAQIVVRWHLDSGLIVIPKSVTPARIRENFEVFDFKLDKDELSDIAKLDIGNRLGPDPDAF; this is encoded by the coding sequence ATGCAACCCATCATCAAGCTCCACGATGGTAATCTGATGCCGCAGTTGGGTCTCGGCGTTTGGCAGGCAAGCATTGCAGAAACCACCAATGCGGTTACCAAAGCGTTAGAGGTCGGCTATCGCTCCATCGATACCGCCGCGATTTACAAAAACGAGGAAGGGGTCGGCGCCGCGCTGCAATCGACCACTATCCCGCGTGAAGAGCTATTTATCACCACCAAACTGTGGAACGACGATCAGGGCGATCCTCAGGCTGCGCTGGAAACCAGCCTCAAAAAGCTGAAGCTGGATTACGTCGATCTCTATCTGATCCATTGGCCGAAAGCGGCACAGGATCGCTATGTGGATGCCTGGCGCGGGTTAATCAAACTGCGCGAACAGGGGTTGGCGAAAAGTATCGGCGTATGTAATTTCCATACGCCGCACCTGCAACGCCTGCTTGATGAAACCAACGTCGCGCCGGTGATCAACCAGATCGAACTGCACCCACTGCTGCAACAACGCCAGCTGCGCGCCTGGAACGCTACCCATCACATTGCCACTGAATCCTGGAGCCCGCTGGCACAAGGGGGCGAAGGGGTATTCGATCAACCGTTGATCAAAAAGCTGGCCGAGAAGTACAACAAGACGCCTGCGCAGATCGTGGTTCGCTGGCACTTGGACAGCGGTTTGATTGTGATACCGAAATCGGTCACACCTGCCCGCATTCGTGAAAACTTTGAGGTGTTTGATTTCAAACTGGATAAAGATGAGCTGAGCGACATTGCCAAACTGGATATTGGCAATCGCCTGGGGCCGGATCCGGACGCCTTTTAA
- a CDS encoding NAD(P)-dependent alcohol dehydrogenase translates to MANQSSTVSDNTIHAWAVPGKGKPLEPFSFDAGVLGDDEIEVAIDYCGVCHSDLSMLNNEWGMTHYPFVPGHEVVGKVTKLGPHAQNKGLKIGQVVGVGWNRGSCMHCHPCISGDQHLCHEVQPTIIGRHGGFADRIRSHWAWAIPLPEGVDVTSAGPLFCGGITVFNPLLQYDVRPTQRVGVVGIGGLGHMAIRFMHAWGCEVTAFTSSNSKRDEALSLGAHRVVASNDSAALKAIANQLDFILVTASASLDWDAFISTLAPKGRLHFVGAIPNPVPVQVFSFISKQAELSASPTGAPSRLADMLAFCARHGIEPQVEHFPLSKVNDAIAHLEAGKARYRIVLDMHA, encoded by the coding sequence ATGGCCAACCAATCCAGCACCGTTTCCGACAACACTATTCATGCCTGGGCCGTGCCCGGCAAGGGAAAGCCGCTTGAGCCTTTCAGCTTCGATGCGGGAGTCTTGGGTGATGATGAAATTGAAGTGGCTATCGATTATTGCGGCGTGTGCCATTCCGATTTATCCATGCTAAATAACGAATGGGGGATGACTCACTACCCGTTCGTACCAGGCCATGAAGTGGTGGGTAAAGTGACCAAGCTTGGCCCGCACGCGCAGAACAAAGGGCTCAAGATTGGCCAGGTGGTCGGCGTGGGTTGGAACCGCGGCAGTTGTATGCACTGCCACCCTTGCATATCTGGCGATCAGCACCTGTGTCATGAAGTACAGCCCACCATTATTGGCCGCCATGGCGGTTTTGCCGATCGTATCCGCAGCCATTGGGCCTGGGCGATCCCCCTGCCGGAAGGGGTCGATGTGACCAGCGCCGGGCCGTTGTTCTGCGGTGGGATCACCGTTTTCAACCCTTTGCTGCAATATGATGTCCGCCCGACGCAACGCGTTGGCGTCGTGGGGATCGGCGGCCTGGGTCATATGGCTATCCGCTTTATGCACGCCTGGGGTTGTGAAGTAACGGCCTTTACCTCGTCTAACAGCAAGCGTGATGAGGCGCTTTCGCTCGGGGCGCACCGTGTCGTGGCCAGTAACGATAGCGCAGCATTGAAAGCCATCGCCAATCAGCTCGACTTTATTCTGGTGACCGCCAGCGCCTCACTGGACTGGGATGCCTTCATCAGTACCCTGGCACCTAAAGGCCGTCTGCACTTTGTCGGGGCGATCCCAAACCCAGTGCCGGTTCAGGTATTCTCGTTTATCAGCAAACAGGCCGAACTTTCGGCTTCGCCAACCGGGGCCCCTTCCCGCCTGGCAGACATGCTGGCGTTCTGTGCCCGACACGGTATTGAGCCACAGGTGGAGCATTTCCCACTAAGTAAAGTAAACGATGCCATCGCGCATCTGGAAGCGGGCAAGGCACGATATCGTATCGTACTGGATATGCACGCTTGA